Sequence from the Fusarium oxysporum Fo47 chromosome VI, complete sequence genome:
TGGCTGCCAAACAaccatcttcaagatggtgGTTCTGGACCAAGGTCCTGATGGGGTAAGTCTTTGCCATCATCAGAGTCTGTTAAAGACCAAGCTCATATATTGCAGTGGCGCTGTTGTCGCAGTCGGCGGACCAGCCTTTACAATGTGGTTAACTCCTACTGAGGAAGAGCTTCGATCGAGATACAACCCCGAATTGCGGAAGAAGAGTTTGGAGAACCGTGAGGAGCGACAACAAGAGTTTGACGACTTTGTGACTCGACTGAAGGAATACTCCAAGTCGGATAAACCCAGTGTGTTTGTCTCGTCTTCGAAATATCAATTGCTAACCTGAGCTAGTCTGGATTGTTgtgaaagaggaagaggagcgaAAGCGCAAGGCCGCCGCCGCTGCCGCGAAAGCGTCTCAGAAGGATGCAGATACTCGACGAGAAGAGATGAGGAGAGAGGCAGGCCTTGACGCAAAATAGAGCCGTTGATGGGAACCTAAACTGAATGCCTTTTATGCTTGTAAGATCATATGGTGTGATGAAGGACGGCTCATGTATAACAGCTGAATCACATAGGAAACTTGGTACCTAGTTGCAGGGGTGAGTAAATTCTTTGGAGTTCTTGGAATCAACATTCAACTGCTTTCATTCGAAAACCAAGATGAGATCATATTTCATTGCCTAAACTGCCCTGGCACGACCATCGATATCTCCAATCGAGTGGTTATCTGAATCATCAATTTTCTTGAAACAATTGAGGAACGACTAAATGAATGTGATCACACCGAGTAGGTAGTAGCAGCTTT
This genomic interval carries:
- a CDS encoding CBP4-domain-containing protein, translating into MTDAESCKSSLEELTPIQIQLQFLLVHSTTSNSVLLFFLLFIMAAKQPSSRWWFWTKVLMGGAVVAVGGPAFTMWLTPTEEELRSRYNPELRKKSLENREERQQEFDDFVTRLKEYSKSDKPIWIVVKEEEERKRKAAAAAAKASQKDADTRREEMRREAGLDAK